A region of Halosolutus amylolyticus DNA encodes the following proteins:
- a CDS encoding ABC transporter ATP-binding protein, producing the protein MAEVRLDDLVKRFDDIVAVDGVSLEIPDESFTVLVGPSGCGKTTTLRLVAGLERASGGTIEIGDEVVNDRRAYERDIAMVFQNYALYPHKTVRGNMRFGLEQQGVDEETIQERVAEAANLLQIDDLLDRKPAELSGGQQQRVALGRAIVRKPDVFLMDEPLSNLDAKLRVQMRAELNKLHDKLSTTTVYVTHDQVEAMTLGDQIAVMNDGQIQQVGPPTFVYSNPRNLFVADFLGSPSMNFLEGTVRRHEDGLAVDLDSFQHEVPDEYHWALEDSIGDDVVLGVRPEDVTLRPDGLPATVNVVEPQGEKTVLELGLGNGTTMKASIEPGGPVEVDDRVSVEFDRRSLHYFDSESGESLTFDREHETEAESGEQLA; encoded by the coding sequence ATGGCTGAAGTACGTCTCGACGATCTGGTAAAGCGGTTCGACGACATCGTCGCCGTCGACGGCGTCTCGCTCGAGATTCCCGACGAGAGTTTTACCGTGCTGGTGGGCCCGTCGGGCTGTGGCAAGACGACGACGCTGCGGCTGGTCGCCGGCCTGGAGCGTGCGAGCGGCGGGACGATCGAGATCGGCGACGAGGTCGTCAACGACCGACGCGCGTACGAGCGCGACATCGCCATGGTGTTCCAGAACTACGCGCTCTACCCGCACAAGACGGTCCGCGGGAACATGCGCTTCGGGCTGGAACAGCAGGGCGTCGACGAGGAGACGATCCAGGAGCGCGTCGCGGAGGCCGCGAACTTGCTCCAGATCGACGACCTGCTGGATCGGAAGCCGGCCGAACTCTCCGGCGGGCAGCAACAGCGGGTCGCGCTCGGGCGCGCGATCGTCCGCAAACCGGACGTCTTCCTGATGGACGAACCGCTGTCCAACCTCGACGCGAAGCTCCGCGTCCAGATGCGCGCCGAGTTGAACAAACTCCACGACAAACTCTCGACGACGACGGTGTACGTCACCCACGACCAGGTCGAGGCGATGACGCTGGGCGACCAGATCGCCGTCATGAACGACGGCCAGATCCAGCAGGTCGGTCCGCCGACGTTCGTCTATTCCAACCCGCGGAACCTGTTCGTCGCGGACTTCCTGGGGTCGCCGAGCATGAACTTCCTCGAGGGAACGGTTCGCCGCCACGAGGACGGCCTCGCCGTCGACCTCGACTCGTTCCAGCACGAGGTGCCCGACGAGTACCACTGGGCGCTCGAGGACTCGATCGGCGACGACGTCGTCCTCGGGGTCCGCCCCGAGGACGTAACCCTGCGGCCGGACGGACTGCCGGCGACGGTCAACGTCGTCGAACCGCAGGGCGAAAAGACCGTGCTCGAACTCGGCCTGGGCAACGGGACGACGATGAAGGCGTCGATCGAACCGGGGGGACCGGTCGAGGTCGACGACCGCGTCAGCGTCGAGTTCGATCGCCGCTCGCTCCACTATTTCGACTCCGAGTCCGGCGAGTCGCTCACGTTCGATCGCGAGCACGAGACCGAGGCGGAAAGCGGAGAACAACTCGCGTGA
- the leuD gene encoding 3-isopropylmalate dehydratase small subunit — protein MSEELEIPSVDAVSGTGVPIRGNDIDTDQIIPARFMKVVTFDGLGEFAFFDQRFDENDDQKDHPMNEERFQDSSVMVVNSNFGCGSSREHAPQALMRWGIDAIIGESFAEIFAGNCLALGIPTVTADSETIEELQDWVDANPDGEIEIDVAAEEVTYGGETIDVTVDDAQRKALVEGVWDTTALMKSNAGEVAKLAQDLPYVEDRATPDAE, from the coding sequence ATGTCTGAGGAACTCGAGATCCCGTCGGTCGACGCGGTGTCGGGGACGGGCGTTCCCATCCGGGGCAACGACATCGACACCGACCAGATCATCCCCGCGCGGTTCATGAAGGTCGTCACCTTCGACGGCCTCGGGGAGTTCGCGTTCTTCGACCAGCGGTTCGACGAGAACGACGATCAGAAGGACCACCCGATGAACGAGGAGCGCTTCCAGGACTCCTCGGTGATGGTGGTCAACAGCAACTTCGGCTGTGGCTCCTCGCGCGAGCACGCCCCGCAGGCGCTGATGCGCTGGGGGATCGACGCGATCATCGGCGAGAGCTTCGCCGAGATCTTCGCGGGTAACTGCCTCGCGCTCGGCATCCCGACCGTCACCGCCGACAGCGAGACGATCGAAGAACTGCAGGACTGGGTCGACGCGAACCCCGACGGCGAGATCGAGATCGACGTCGCGGCCGAAGAAGTGACGTACGGGGGCGAGACGATCGACGTCACCGTCGACGACGCCCAGCGCAAGGCGCTCGTCGAGGGCGTCTGGGACACGACGGCGCTGATGAAGTCCAACGCGGGCGAAGTTGCGAAGTTGGCACAGGACCTGCCGTACGTCGAGGACCGCGCGACCCCCGACGCGGAGTAA
- the glpR gene encoding HTH-type transcriptional regulator GlpR gives MLPKQRKREIVEVVSAENGRTVTELAEELGVSEATIRRDLQDLESDGLIERSHGGALPTSSVAEERTYSQKQVQNLEAKRAIGDRAAGEIHAGQVVFFDSGTTTIEVAKAAPDVEFIAATNSPLIAMELGERGDVKLTGGTLREQTWALVGPTGEQFLERTNFDTVFLGTNAIHPDAGLTTPNEDEARMKSLMVEKSQRVVLVSDGSKLGRRSFVHFADLADIDVFVTDATLPDEQREPFEAAGVDVVDGVVR, from the coding sequence ATGCTACCCAAACAACGGAAACGCGAGATCGTCGAGGTCGTCTCGGCAGAGAACGGACGGACCGTCACCGAACTCGCCGAGGAACTCGGCGTCTCCGAGGCGACGATCCGCCGCGATCTGCAGGATCTCGAGTCGGACGGACTGATCGAGCGCTCTCACGGCGGTGCGCTCCCGACGTCGAGCGTCGCCGAGGAACGAACGTACAGCCAGAAACAGGTCCAGAACCTCGAGGCGAAACGCGCCATCGGCGACCGCGCGGCCGGGGAAATCCACGCGGGACAGGTCGTCTTCTTCGACTCCGGCACGACGACCATCGAGGTCGCGAAGGCCGCCCCTGACGTCGAGTTCATCGCGGCGACGAACTCCCCACTGATCGCGATGGAACTGGGCGAACGCGGCGACGTGAAGCTGACCGGCGGAACGCTTCGCGAACAGACCTGGGCGCTGGTGGGGCCCACCGGCGAGCAGTTCCTCGAGCGGACGAACTTCGACACCGTCTTCCTCGGGACGAACGCCATCCACCCCGATGCGGGCCTGACGACGCCGAACGAGGACGAAGCGCGGATGAAGTCGCTGATGGTGGAGAAATCTCAGCGAGTCGTCCTCGTCTCGGACGGCTCCAAACTCGGCCGGCGGAGTTTCGTCCACTTCGCCGACCTCGCGGACATCGACGTGTTCGTGACCGACGCGACGCTACCCGACGAGCAGCGCGAACCGTTCGAGGCGGCCGGCGTCGACGTCGTCGACGGGGTGGTCCGGTGA
- the pfkB gene encoding 1-phosphofructokinase, which yields MILTVTLNPAVDHTITVEGDLDADVVKRASMSQYDPGGKGINVSKYLHGLGVETVATGLTGGFLGSYIEEQLARQKIPNDFVEMGGCTRLNTTILSDEEEYKINQSGHNVKKETIREVVAKVSEHDPEMVVVAGSLPPNLGPATIDRIASAGSWRTVVDVQGDLLKGLRSEYFACKPNRRELGTATGMPVHSVEECVEAAQSLREEGFEHVVASLGEDGALLASPEGVYRADSRNVEVVDTVGAGDALLAGVLSTFARGQSGTAALRMGVTVAAEVVSVPGTTVPEMSGVRSESTDVPLFTR from the coding sequence GTGATCCTGACCGTCACCCTCAATCCCGCCGTCGATCACACGATCACCGTCGAGGGGGACCTCGATGCCGACGTGGTCAAGCGGGCGAGCATGTCCCAGTACGACCCCGGCGGCAAGGGGATCAACGTCTCGAAGTACCTCCACGGCCTCGGCGTCGAGACGGTGGCGACCGGTCTCACCGGCGGCTTCCTGGGGTCGTACATCGAGGAGCAACTCGCCCGCCAGAAGATCCCGAACGACTTCGTCGAGATGGGCGGGTGTACGCGCCTCAACACGACGATCCTCAGCGACGAGGAGGAGTACAAGATCAACCAGTCGGGCCACAACGTCAAGAAGGAGACCATTCGGGAGGTCGTCGCGAAGGTCAGCGAGCACGACCCCGAGATGGTCGTCGTCGCGGGAAGCCTCCCGCCGAACCTGGGTCCGGCGACGATCGATCGCATCGCCAGCGCCGGTTCGTGGCGGACCGTCGTGGACGTTCAGGGGGATCTGCTGAAGGGACTTCGAAGCGAGTACTTCGCGTGCAAGCCCAACCGTCGCGAACTCGGGACGGCGACGGGAATGCCGGTTCACTCCGTCGAGGAGTGCGTAGAGGCGGCCCAGTCGCTCCGCGAGGAGGGGTTCGAACACGTCGTCGCGTCGCTTGGCGAGGATGGCGCGTTGCTGGCCTCACCGGAGGGCGTCTACCGGGCGGACTCCCGGAACGTCGAGGTCGTCGACACCGTCGGCGCGGGCGACGCGCTACTCGCGGGCGTCCTCTCGACGTTCGCGCGCGGCCAGTCCGGAACCGCCGCCCTTCGCATGGGCGTGACCGTCGCCGCCGAGGTCGTTTCGGTTCCGGGAACGACCGTTCCCGAGATGTCCGGCGTCCGTTCGGAGTCGACCGACGTTCCCCTCTTCACGAGGTGA
- a CDS encoding sugar ABC transporter substrate-binding protein produces the protein MPSKRHSRRTVMKTTGALSATSIVGLTGCLGDDSETDDGEMADEITFYNAGSLEFDQGTEANIERFEEETGITVNVNEVPWANLKTSLTTIFNSQSPKVDAFNGPTWWLADFVNAGWLEPIDLSDEHMDKFPDSLVDLVTFDGDPYMAPEFGKWGSFLYDTEVVETAPDTWDEVLEMGGDLSDGSRAGFGLTWADKSVFTFKQLIYQAGGSLFNDDNEPVFAGDEGQQAMEFVIDLRDEGILPDGISSMGEGPVGDAFIAGEFATVESWTPLGSRAIEEWGEERVGSAKPPEGPGGRATFQDTNGISISAFSENKAAARKFAEFMTTRESCKNNMLVEGNPCVVPDVYDDDEIQDEYPSWLLEDMKYNLEHAKSETYIQQPQVDDYIDEQITPALLGEKDPQTALEDAQSNVTRLYQDIGLL, from the coding sequence ATGCCATCCAAACGGCACTCACGGCGGACGGTCATGAAGACGACAGGTGCGCTGAGCGCCACCAGTATCGTGGGCCTCACGGGTTGTCTGGGGGACGATTCGGAGACGGACGACGGCGAAATGGCCGACGAGATCACGTTCTACAACGCGGGGAGCCTCGAGTTCGACCAGGGGACCGAAGCCAACATCGAGCGGTTCGAGGAGGAAACCGGCATCACCGTCAACGTCAACGAGGTGCCCTGGGCGAACCTGAAAACCAGCCTGACGACGATTTTCAACAGCCAGAGCCCGAAGGTCGACGCGTTCAACGGGCCGACCTGGTGGCTCGCCGATTTCGTCAACGCCGGCTGGCTCGAACCGATCGACCTCTCGGACGAACACATGGACAAGTTCCCGGACAGTCTCGTCGACCTCGTCACCTTCGACGGCGACCCGTACATGGCGCCCGAGTTCGGGAAGTGGGGCTCGTTCCTCTACGACACGGAGGTCGTGGAGACCGCGCCGGACACCTGGGACGAGGTGCTGGAAATGGGGGGCGACCTGAGCGACGGCAGTCGTGCCGGGTTCGGGCTCACGTGGGCCGACAAGTCCGTGTTCACGTTCAAACAGCTGATCTACCAGGCTGGCGGGTCGCTGTTCAACGACGACAACGAACCGGTGTTCGCGGGCGACGAGGGCCAGCAGGCGATGGAGTTCGTCATAGACCTCCGTGACGAGGGAATCCTCCCCGACGGCATCTCGAGCATGGGCGAAGGACCCGTCGGCGATGCGTTCATCGCTGGCGAGTTCGCGACCGTCGAATCGTGGACGCCGCTGGGTTCGCGAGCGATCGAGGAGTGGGGCGAGGAGCGTGTCGGGAGCGCGAAGCCCCCGGAGGGGCCGGGTGGCCGCGCCACCTTCCAGGACACCAACGGGATCAGTATCTCGGCGTTCTCGGAGAACAAGGCCGCGGCCCGGAAGTTTGCCGAGTTCATGACGACCCGGGAGTCCTGTAAGAACAACATGCTCGTCGAGGGCAACCCCTGCGTCGTCCCCGACGTCTACGATGACGACGAGATCCAGGACGAGTACCCGTCCTGGCTCCTCGAGGACATGAAGTACAACCTCGAGCACGCGAAGAGCGAGACCTACATCCAGCAGCCGCAGGTCGACGACTACATCGACGAGCAGATCACGCCGGCCCTGCTCGGCGAGAAAGACCCGCAGACGGCGCTGGAGGACGCCCAGTCGAACGTCACCCGTCTCTACCAGGACATCGGCCTCCTGTAA
- a CDS encoding PTS fructose transporter subunit IIC, whose product MTEKPTSVTTAISTHLRSVRRDLMTGVSFMIPFVTIGGVFLAVARVVGGDGALEQPGTLAWFLAEIGRAGLALVVPVFGAYVAYGIADRPGLAPGFVLTAIVQEGAVVEQAGRIVGIETGGTGVGFLGALGVGLLAGALVDRFARVDVPDTVEPLVPVLLLPVLVTGLLAPVVIFLLAPPLALATEWLTALSRDAAGLEALAYGGILGAMIAIDSGGPVNKVAYVFAVTLITEQIYGPMAAVMIAGMVPPLGLALSTVVAPHKYPEERYETARAAVPMGLSFVTEGVLPYATADPGRVVPSIVMGSATAAATAMWLGVTMPAPHGGILVVFLANSWLLFLACLALGTAVTAAIVTVVKPEYEENAAAIEAVRKSD is encoded by the coding sequence GTGACAGAGAAGCCCACGTCCGTTACGACTGCGATCTCCACCCACCTCAGGTCGGTGCGGAGGGATCTCATGACCGGGGTGAGCTTCATGATTCCCTTCGTCACTATCGGCGGCGTCTTCCTCGCCGTCGCCCGCGTCGTCGGCGGGGACGGTGCGCTCGAGCAGCCGGGTACTCTCGCGTGGTTCCTCGCCGAAATCGGCCGCGCGGGTCTCGCGCTCGTGGTTCCCGTGTTCGGCGCGTACGTCGCCTACGGAATCGCCGATCGACCCGGTCTCGCGCCGGGGTTCGTCCTCACCGCGATCGTCCAGGAGGGTGCGGTCGTCGAGCAAGCGGGACGGATCGTCGGCATCGAGACCGGCGGGACGGGGGTCGGCTTTCTCGGCGCGCTCGGCGTTGGCCTGCTTGCGGGGGCGCTCGTCGACCGTTTCGCTCGTGTCGACGTGCCGGACACCGTCGAACCGCTCGTACCCGTGCTCTTGCTTCCGGTCCTCGTAACCGGGCTGCTCGCTCCCGTCGTCATCTTTCTGCTCGCGCCACCGCTCGCACTCGCGACCGAGTGGCTCACCGCCCTCTCCCGGGACGCGGCCGGTCTGGAGGCGCTCGCGTACGGGGGCATCCTTGGCGCGATGATCGCGATCGATAGTGGCGGTCCCGTCAACAAGGTCGCGTACGTATTCGCCGTGACGCTGATCACCGAGCAGATCTACGGGCCGATGGCAGCGGTGATGATCGCCGGGATGGTGCCACCGCTCGGACTCGCACTGTCGACCGTCGTCGCTCCGCACAAGTACCCCGAGGAGCGCTACGAAACCGCCAGGGCCGCCGTGCCGATGGGACTGTCGTTCGTCACCGAGGGCGTGCTCCCCTACGCAACGGCCGATCCGGGACGGGTCGTTCCGAGCATCGTGATGGGGAGCGCGACCGCGGCCGCCACTGCGATGTGGCTCGGGGTCACGATGCCCGCGCCCCACGGCGGCATCCTCGTCGTCTTCCTCGCGAACAGCTGGCTCCTGTTCCTGGCGTGTCTCGCCCTCGGGACGGCCGTCACGGCCGCGATAGTGACGGTCGTCAAACCCGAGTACGAGGAAAACGCGGCCGCGATCGAGGCGGTCCGGAAGAGCGACTAA
- a CDS encoding carbohydrate ABC transporter permease: MSTKDSNFSRVATRLGLNTDDVWPSVVRERLLAYGLLLLYVVVIWFPIYYIFITSLKTQSEVLTLPITFFPQEPTAQNYVDIFRNRPFEAYTINSLIVATTTTVICVTLGTMTGYTFSRHDFLGNKALLLSIVAARMIPPIALIVPFFQIMSSPPLIGGLTGNLTDTRVALILTYTFFNLPFAVWIMKNYFDGVPTSLDEQAKVDGCSTWEAFVKIILPVAKPGIAATAILAFIFSWNEFIFALVLTRSEASQTLPIAVSLFVADDFVDWSHLAAGGMIAALPGILFGLFFQRYIVSGLTQGAVKE; encoded by the coding sequence ATGAGCACGAAAGATTCAAACTTCAGTCGAGTCGCTACGCGCCTCGGTCTCAACACGGACGACGTGTGGCCGAGCGTCGTCAGGGAACGCCTGCTCGCGTACGGGTTGTTGCTCCTGTACGTGGTCGTCATCTGGTTCCCGATATACTACATCTTCATCACCAGCCTGAAGACCCAGAGCGAGGTTCTCACGCTCCCGATCACGTTCTTCCCGCAGGAGCCGACGGCACAGAACTACGTCGACATCTTCCGGAATCGGCCGTTCGAGGCGTACACGATCAACAGCCTGATCGTCGCGACGACCACGACCGTCATCTGCGTCACGCTGGGCACGATGACCGGGTACACGTTCTCGCGACACGATTTCCTCGGGAACAAGGCGCTGTTGCTCTCGATCGTCGCGGCGCGGATGATTCCGCCGATCGCGCTGATCGTGCCGTTCTTCCAGATCATGTCGAGTCCGCCGCTGATCGGCGGGCTGACGGGCAACTTGACCGACACGCGAGTGGCGCTCATCCTGACGTACACGTTCTTCAACCTGCCGTTCGCGGTCTGGATCATGAAGAACTACTTCGACGGGGTGCCGACGTCGCTCGACGAACAGGCGAAGGTCGACGGCTGTTCCACCTGGGAGGCGTTCGTGAAAATCATCCTCCCAGTTGCCAAACCCGGGATCGCCGCCACGGCGATCCTCGCGTTCATCTTCTCGTGGAACGAGTTCATCTTCGCACTGGTGCTCACCCGGAGCGAAGCCTCCCAGACGTTACCGATCGCCGTCTCCCTGTTCGTCGCCGACGACTTCGTCGACTGGTCACACCTCGCCGCTGGCGGCATGATCGCCGCGCTACCCGGCATCCTGTTCGGGTTGTTCTTCCAGCGGTACATCGTGAGCGGCCTGACGCAGGGCGCGGTGAAAGAATGA
- the leuC gene encoding 3-isopropylmalate dehydratase large subunit → MSEGTLYDKVWDRHKVTTLPTGQDQLFVGLHLIHEVTSPQAFGMLRERDLEVAFPELTHATVDHIVPTADQSRPYEEDAAEEMMSELEENVREAGIDFSDPTTGDQGIVHVIGPEQGLTQPGKTIVCGDSHTSTHGAFGALAFGIGTSQIRDVLATGTVAMEKQKVRKIQIDGELGEGVEAKDVILEIIRRLGTEGGVGYVYEYAGEAIENLGMEGRMSICNMSIEGGARAGYVNPDETTYEWLKETDYFQENPERFDELVPYWESIRSDEDAEYDDVVHIDADELEPVVTWGTTPGQGIGITEPIPAPEDLPAEKQDTARRAQEHMRVEPGETMEGYDIDVAFLGSCTNARLPDLRRAAAIVEGRQVHDDVRAMVVPGSQRVQEAAEEEGLKAIFEEAGFDWRNAGCSMCLGMNDDQLEGDEASASSSNRNFVGRQGSKEGRTVLMNPQMVAAAAVTGEVTDVRDLAESEVTADV, encoded by the coding sequence ATGAGCGAGGGAACGCTGTACGACAAGGTGTGGGATCGGCACAAGGTGACGACCCTGCCGACCGGCCAGGACCAGCTGTTCGTCGGCCTCCACCTCATCCACGAGGTGACCAGTCCGCAGGCATTCGGGATGCTCCGCGAGCGCGACCTCGAGGTCGCCTTCCCCGAACTCACCCACGCGACGGTCGACCACATCGTCCCGACGGCCGACCAGTCCCGCCCCTACGAGGAGGACGCCGCCGAGGAGATGATGAGCGAACTCGAGGAGAACGTCCGCGAGGCCGGCATCGACTTCTCGGATCCGACGACCGGCGACCAGGGGATCGTCCACGTCATCGGCCCGGAGCAGGGGCTCACGCAACCGGGGAAGACGATCGTCTGTGGCGACAGCCACACCTCGACCCACGGCGCGTTCGGCGCGCTCGCGTTCGGGATCGGCACCTCCCAGATCCGCGACGTGCTCGCGACGGGCACCGTCGCGATGGAGAAACAGAAAGTCCGCAAGATCCAGATCGACGGCGAACTCGGCGAGGGCGTCGAGGCCAAGGACGTCATCCTCGAGATCATCCGCCGACTCGGAACGGAGGGCGGCGTCGGCTACGTCTACGAGTACGCCGGGGAGGCGATCGAGAACCTCGGCATGGAGGGTCGGATGTCGATCTGCAACATGTCGATCGAGGGCGGCGCCCGCGCGGGCTACGTCAACCCCGACGAGACCACCTACGAGTGGCTGAAAGAGACCGACTACTTCCAGGAGAATCCCGAACGGTTCGACGAGTTGGTGCCCTATTGGGAGTCGATCCGCTCGGACGAGGATGCGGAGTACGACGACGTCGTCCACATCGACGCGGACGAACTCGAACCGGTCGTCACCTGGGGCACCACGCCCGGGCAGGGGATCGGCATCACCGAACCGATCCCGGCACCCGAGGACCTGCCCGCGGAGAAGCAGGACACCGCCAGACGCGCCCAGGAGCACATGCGCGTCGAACCCGGCGAGACGATGGAAGGGTACGACATCGACGTGGCGTTCCTCGGATCCTGCACGAACGCCCGCCTGCCCGACCTGCGACGTGCGGCGGCGATCGTCGAGGGCCGCCAGGTCCACGACGACGTCCGCGCGATGGTCGTCCCCGGCAGCCAACGAGTACAGGAGGCAGCCGAGGAGGAGGGCCTGAAAGCGATCTTCGAGGAGGCCGGATTCGACTGGCGCAACGCCGGCTGTTCGATGTGTCTGGGCATGAACGACGACCAGCTAGAGGGCGACGAGGCCTCCGCCTCGTCGTCGAACCGGAACTTCGTCGGTCGCCAGGGTTCGAAGGAGGGGCGGACCGTCCTGATGAACCCGCAGATGGTCGCGGCCGCGGCCGTCACCGGCGAAGTCACGGACGTGCGCGACCTGGCCGAGTCGGAGGTGACCGCCGATGTCTGA
- a CDS encoding carbohydrate ABC transporter permease: METTEKSLRRTLDRLFVPLTVGPTLIWIAAIIVYPTLKLLWSSLFWENPLTRESEFVGLRNFKRLLLDPSGTLGMLNPSFIAFTKNTIIYVGCSVTFSFLLGLGIAILLNKDLKGRGWFRTAVIVPWILPYVMSGLMWRWMFEAKNGAINGLLVQTGLLSEKIAFLSDGTLAMMALIIADIWVFTPFIVIILLAGLQNVPEQLYDAAEVDGASRWSRFRNVTYPFLKPSILVALTIRIIFDIRALDLVWVMTKGGPGKSTEVWASWLYRTSMEFQRTGEGAALGVIMLAVTFAIVAILYSVFGGTPYDS; encoded by the coding sequence ATGGAAACGACAGAGAAGTCGCTACGACGAACGCTCGACCGGTTGTTCGTTCCGTTGACGGTCGGTCCGACGCTGATCTGGATCGCCGCGATCATCGTCTATCCGACGCTCAAGCTCCTGTGGTCGAGCCTGTTCTGGGAGAATCCGCTCACCCGAGAGTCGGAGTTCGTGGGCCTGCGGAACTTCAAACGACTGCTACTCGACCCCAGCGGCACGCTGGGCATGTTGAACCCGAGTTTCATCGCGTTCACGAAGAACACCATCATCTACGTCGGCTGCAGCGTCACGTTTTCGTTCCTGCTCGGCCTCGGCATCGCGATCCTGCTCAACAAGGACCTCAAGGGACGCGGGTGGTTCCGGACGGCCGTGATCGTCCCGTGGATCCTCCCCTACGTGATGAGCGGGCTCATGTGGCGCTGGATGTTCGAGGCGAAAAACGGCGCGATAAACGGCCTCCTCGTCCAGACGGGCCTGCTTTCGGAGAAGATCGCGTTCCTGTCGGACGGAACGCTCGCGATGATGGCGTTGATTATTGCCGACATCTGGGTGTTCACGCCGTTCATCGTGATCATCCTGCTCGCGGGCCTCCAGAACGTCCCTGAGCAACTGTACGACGCCGCCGAAGTGGACGGCGCGAGCCGCTGGTCGCGGTTCCGGAACGTCACGTATCCGTTCCTGAAACCGTCGATCCTGGTCGCACTGACGATCCGCATCATCTTCGACATCAGGGCGCTCGATCTGGTCTGGGTGATGACGAAGGGCGGCCCCGGGAAGTCCACCGAGGTGTGGGCCTCCTGGCTCTACCGCACGTCGATGGAGTTCCAGCGAACCGGTGAGGGAGCCGCGCTGGGCGTCATCATGCTGGCGGTCACGTTCGCCATCGTGGCGATCCTCTACTCGGTCTTCGGAGGGACACCCTACGATTCATGA
- a CDS encoding isocitrate/isopropylmalate dehydrogenase family protein, with product MTHEIAVVPGDGIGQEVTPAAVEVLESLDIDFEFVEAEAGDAVKEATGEALPQETYDLAASADATLFGAAGETAADVILPLREAVDSFVNVRPAKAYPGIDAVRPETDLVFLRENTEGVYAGIEDRLTEDVATLTRVTTQSASRRLAEFACDYVEDSEHDGFTIAHKANVMRETDGLFRDTVAEVAEERGVETDEVLMDAFATHVCLDPAQFDVVVCPNLAGDVLSDLAAGLVGGLGLLPSANVGPDRALFEPVHGTAPDIAGDEVANPAAKIISAAMMLDYLGHEEESEAVQAAVETTLAEGPRTPDLGGDASTSDVTNAIIDRL from the coding sequence ATGACTCACGAAATCGCCGTCGTTCCGGGCGATGGGATCGGACAGGAAGTGACACCCGCCGCGGTCGAGGTCCTCGAGTCGCTCGACATCGACTTCGAGTTCGTCGAGGCCGAGGCCGGCGACGCGGTGAAAGAAGCGACGGGCGAGGCGCTACCGCAGGAGACCTACGACCTCGCGGCGTCGGCCGACGCGACGCTGTTCGGCGCGGCCGGCGAGACGGCCGCGGACGTGATCCTGCCGCTCCGCGAGGCGGTCGACTCGTTCGTCAACGTCCGGCCGGCGAAGGCGTACCCGGGCATCGACGCCGTCCGTCCCGAGACGGATCTGGTCTTCCTCCGGGAGAACACCGAGGGCGTCTACGCGGGGATCGAGGACCGACTCACCGAGGACGTCGCGACGCTGACCCGGGTCACGACGCAGTCCGCGTCCCGGCGTCTCGCCGAGTTCGCCTGCGACTACGTCGAAGACAGTGAGCACGACGGGTTCACGATCGCCCACAAGGCGAACGTGATGCGCGAGACGGACGGCCTCTTCCGCGACACCGTCGCCGAGGTGGCCGAGGAGCGCGGCGTCGAGACCGACGAGGTGCTGATGGACGCCTTCGCGACCCACGTCTGTCTCGACCCGGCGCAGTTCGACGTCGTCGTCTGCCCGAACCTCGCGGGCGACGTGCTCTCGGACCTCGCCGCCGGCCTCGTCGGCGGACTCGGCCTGTTGCCCAGCGCCAACGTCGGCCCCGATCGGGCCCTGTTCGAACCCGTCCACGGCACCGCTCCGGACATCGCCGGCGACGAGGTCGCGAACCCGGCCGCGAAGATCATCTCCGCCGCGATGATGCTCGACTACCTCGGTCACGAGGAGGAGAGCGAGGCCGTTCAGGCGGCGGTCGAGACCACGCTCGCAGAGGGGCCGCGGACGCCCGACCTCGGCGGTGACGCCTCGACCAGCGACGTGACGAACGCGATCATCGATCGGTTGTAA
- a CDS encoding CBS domain-containing protein produces the protein MSSNDRTRVDEVMSTPLETISKDATVQDAARRMRDEEISALVVTTHPPSIVTSTDVVSVAADGRDPGEVPVTDVMTESVETVPQDIYLEEIAAMMTSFGIKHLPVVDEDDEYVGMVSSTDVTAQLS, from the coding sequence ATGAGTTCGAATGACCGAACCCGAGTCGACGAAGTGATGTCCACGCCGCTCGAGACGATATCGAAGGACGCGACGGTTCAGGACGCCGCGAGACGGATGCGCGACGAGGAAATCAGCGCACTGGTCGTGACGACCCACCCGCCCTCGATCGTCACCAGCACGGACGTGGTTTCGGTCGCCGCCGACGGTCGCGACCCCGGCGAGGTGCCCGTGACCGACGTGATGACGGAGTCAGTCGAGACCGTCCCGCAGGACATCTACCTCGAGGAGATCGCCGCGATGATGACCTCCTTCGGGATCAAACACCTGCCGGTCGTCGACGAGGACGACGAGTACGTCGGGATGGTCTCCTCGACGGACGTCACTGCACAGCTCTCCTGA